One Tautonia rosea genomic region harbors:
- a CDS encoding M28 family metallopeptidase, giving the protein MNPDQNAERLRSVFARDCNAVAWPTARPFDPDRALRLIHRLAFPRAVGTPGERLAARLVERALTRSGRPVVRERFPVGTTARRVGSLLAFLGASVLVTIGVILAASWPFLSALCALGAGYLVNAPWIVTRSLADRFRARVWSDNLVTWPTTADDAEAAPARVVFLAHYDSKSQRLPTGLRVALVVSVTVGCVILVGLTLAKMVLGHVVGFWPFAVLGTVMNGCLIALMCNASGNRSPGALDNGSGLAVLLELARVWDARDDAPVEVVFLATGAEEVGLDGARAFLLRHEWWLRERPTLLINLESLGAGSRVWLAGSPGAVSLAEAVAESQSIPTARFRILGAGMDHEPFAAAGLDTVSLLGDVVGTSAVLHTPHDGIHLIDRDSLIRSARLATHLALSWADRLRRSGDSPALAVVRSDEEG; this is encoded by the coding sequence ATGAACCCTGATCAAAATGCCGAACGATTGAGGTCGGTTTTCGCTCGCGATTGCAACGCAGTGGCCTGGCCGACGGCTCGCCCCTTCGATCCCGATCGTGCCCTTCGGCTGATCCATCGGCTCGCATTTCCCCGAGCGGTCGGAACACCCGGCGAGCGGCTGGCCGCTCGTCTGGTCGAGCGAGCGTTGACCCGATCCGGCCGCCCAGTCGTCCGAGAGCGGTTCCCGGTCGGCACGACCGCCCGAAGGGTTGGCAGTCTGCTCGCCTTTCTCGGCGCGAGTGTCCTGGTCACAATCGGCGTGATCCTGGCGGCGAGCTGGCCTTTCCTCTCGGCACTGTGCGCGCTGGGGGCCGGATACCTCGTCAATGCTCCCTGGATCGTCACCCGATCCCTGGCTGATCGCTTTCGGGCTCGGGTCTGGTCCGACAATCTCGTTACCTGGCCAACGACGGCTGACGATGCCGAAGCCGCTCCCGCTCGGGTCGTCTTTCTCGCGCACTACGATTCAAAATCACAGCGCTTGCCGACTGGTTTGCGGGTGGCATTGGTGGTGTCGGTGACGGTGGGTTGTGTGATTCTGGTCGGCTTGACGCTTGCGAAGATGGTCCTGGGGCACGTGGTCGGGTTCTGGCCGTTTGCCGTGTTGGGCACGGTGATGAACGGTTGCCTGATTGCCTTGATGTGTAACGCGTCCGGCAATCGGAGTCCCGGTGCGCTCGATAACGGATCGGGCCTTGCCGTCTTGCTGGAACTGGCCCGGGTGTGGGATGCCCGGGACGACGCCCCGGTCGAAGTCGTCTTTCTGGCCACGGGGGCCGAGGAGGTCGGCCTCGACGGCGCCCGAGCCTTCCTCCTGCGGCATGAGTGGTGGCTTCGCGAACGCCCAACCCTTCTGATCAACCTCGAAAGTCTGGGGGCCGGCTCCCGAGTCTGGCTTGCCGGATCGCCAGGCGCCGTCAGCCTGGCCGAAGCCGTGGCCGAGTCCCAGTCCATTCCCACCGCCCGGTTTCGCATTCTCGGCGCAGGGATGGACCACGAACCGTTCGCCGCCGCGGGGCTCGACACCGTCAGCCTGCTCGGAGATGTGGTGGGCACCTCCGCGGTTCTTCATACCCCGCACGACGGGATTCATTTGATTGATCGTGATTCGTTGATTCGATCTGCGCGACTTGCCACGCATCTCGCCCTGAGCTGGGCCGATCGGCTTCGACGTTCTGGAGATTCTCCCGCGCTGGCAGTCGTTCGATCCGACGAAGAAGGATGA
- a CDS encoding MG2 domain-containing protein → MRNWHGRATVSMALVLSGAIAVFAQQGGEDSKDASDVAPLRVPDARQVIEPIAPDLPGTIVDRLQDGQYVEAAALLDAWGSGDEADADRRAYAAWIRGVALRLGKQPDQARDVLTAALDADPDGRWSVKLRSELAATELAADRPEQAEALARAQVETLLDPARKDSLAGVYVAFADRLLEPEQPSATPDPEAAHALLDQARSLAKGDELRARIRFRMGLASQQSGNHGRAVDEFQDYIASFEEGADRPQARFHLGESQLALGQALPARLTWTDLARDLENVDPAKDVRADALFQIARTYGIPQPPDDTSLDLGIAALRRYLDAFPEHEQAVKAAAWIGTSAQFRGQSQRALDAFRAFLAEESFRVTTDAAREDLAELRMTVAFQVAQVLRQQERFAEAIDAFRGYLAQYPDGPQSADAQREIVNTQLMIANDHLRKEQFDDARSSFRQFVTQYPLDPRVPELLFQIGESFAQQERFDEAIAAWETLIGKFPGTEPSGHAQFRIGEVLEVERRQPEQAIDRYKRVAVEPWQSRATQRIVIMESTELTVVTPRTFRSGEVPILEITTRNIETLTFRSFTLNPESYFRKKHALKGVESLDVGLVAPDAEWTVEVPEFTKYAPIKHEFALNTLEVPGVHVIKVSDEEKLQATTLVIGSDLDAIVKTSRDQMLVFVQDMVKGSGRPGARVLVSQGGQVIVEETTGDDGVVLADWPQPRDPGAPLSYLVIDGPHVAGTGLGVPQQVARGLSPRAFLYTDRPAYRPGQQVELRGVVREVKEGQYDHVPGATYRLEVIDSRGRRIIEKEVALSDFGTFHESIPIDSSAPVGSYQIRLEQPGKSSFSGAFQVQAYQLRKVDLTIDLPRSVYFRGETVEGKAIARYQYGTPLAGRSILVELPDGRTLSGETDDNGEYEFVFETTGFGEEQPLMIIGRLPEEGVAVSGSAMLAVRGFRIDLSTPRDVYLDGEAFRLTARTIDALGEPTKEALELAILKRVGERGVIAERQVETKSFETDDATGTASVDLVINDSEGGSYVLRASGTDRFGNPIVAERVVTISGSEDAEKLRILADRLAFKVGEQAEVNLHNRSGTGPAIVTWEADRILDYRIVTLNDGENVVSWDASDAQFPNVTLAAARMADSAFYTAQAEITLQRDLRVTIEPAKERVGPGEDFEVVLTATDQLGNPVKAELSLALVDRALLRMFDDPHPPIGPFFYDQIRTGAFATEATNTFRYAPPTEPIADALLEEQQREDLTVLMSQESEAVRAQAGQMMGMGGGMGGMPGMPGPDGLFAAPSAAPALPELAAEPFGMIAADAAAPMVDDEGVALGRRMRGAAPARPKLGYLGQEFADRRGGGRFDTEAPVTRQQFVETAYWNPSIVTGDDGTARVTLTAPTALSRYEFSARGVTGADTLAGQTTADVQVAQDFFVELSVPSILTEGDQPRFLARVHHTGVKGRVELRLGSYATGQDREDPKTIEVDSDGVTEVLFDPIPIPDATSIELTLTARAGDKADEIRTNVPVRPWGVQAIASASGSSRDDATVFLELPKGRRYDAPEMLITLSPSIQRMLIEVALGQQFWFRSGGIDRDLARICLPPSNSMADRASDLLAATEALVYLRKVGGADAPEAARLTDRIRGLVAELVGLQNDDGGWPWVPSRPESPGASDQLTSASVLWSLSMAESLGLLSDRSVADRAVGWLEQQFAQLDAGDRDTRAALLHALSTRGRAGFEQANRLNRDRQDLSNSALAFLALTFANLDRSSLAAEVLGVLGPRSKTTAPEPGAPLQRYWEADTRHPFFQTTTEVTALATLAYARVRPTTPEVDQAAAWLLAHRVGFGWNPPKAKGSAIAALGRVFAEADAAGDNYRLVITVNDEEVHRIEVSGRSEGQAIRVPRKAIDPAARNRVRFNLEGRGTFGYAVTLTGFTREFGPDQDKRNRSFVIDRRVVLAAAPEFEGKPLPTGFSVAVNPQTFRNEVSQVALGGRARVELSASRYIRSGQPTWEREFLVIEEPLPSGVMLVEDSIQTSASHYEVNDGLLTLFFAPDQYPGTTTYDVFGNLSGTFRALPPSIRSAYDPGRAHLGEPTNLTVLEPGRSSTDPYRPTPDELFARGSALFEDDRFAEAAEALGALWSGYTLRDDIARQAARMLLTAHIRLDQPRPIVQFFEILREKAPEIVIPFSEIAAVGRSYAAIGEPERAYLVWRATAEASYLEDARVGEVLRQRDRPLESVAYLLDLWRTSPKTASIESDFFALSQVLAGLASQAMEDPSLRKTLLDAEVAPPQLLLQSIRLVRTFLAQSPDSPMADEASLALVNTYLDLNDHETVVTLAERYADRFQESTYLDSFRYSEALGRFRLGQYDRAIAVAETIAAATYRDDRGAEIPSPNKWQAIYILGQIFHARRDAAKAVSFYEQVADRFTDAAGAIRQLTREELELPEVTEIHPAVAPEVAAGGDGVVRAFLDEDDNPADEPSVSLRSRNIKEAAVTVYPVDLMRLYLTRRSLDGIAGIDLAGITPLVETTVPLSEGIDFDARSTDIALPVESEGAYLVMIRGDDRYASGIALVSPLELDVLEERGAGRVRVTVRLAETGEFLPGVQVRVIGSGNERFFSGETDLRGVFVAEGVRGQVTAVARRNGDQYAFFRGEALVGPPESPVQAPEPMEPAEASLEENLRLQNRSNQLRQMERLEQRFQEGGGKGVQVDKAY, encoded by the coding sequence ATGAGGAACTGGCACGGCCGAGCCACCGTCTCGATGGCCCTGGTGCTGTCGGGGGCCATTGCCGTCTTCGCGCAACAGGGAGGGGAAGACTCGAAGGACGCTTCCGACGTTGCGCCGCTCCGGGTGCCGGACGCCCGGCAGGTGATTGAGCCGATCGCCCCCGACCTGCCCGGCACAATCGTCGATCGCCTGCAAGACGGGCAGTATGTCGAGGCCGCCGCCCTGCTCGACGCATGGGGATCGGGCGACGAGGCCGACGCCGACCGCCGCGCCTATGCCGCCTGGATTCGAGGCGTGGCGCTGCGCCTGGGCAAGCAGCCGGATCAGGCCAGGGACGTCTTGACCGCCGCCCTCGATGCCGACCCCGACGGCCGATGGTCGGTCAAGCTCCGCTCTGAGCTGGCCGCGACCGAGCTGGCCGCCGATCGTCCCGAACAGGCCGAGGCCCTGGCCCGCGCCCAGGTCGAGACCTTGCTCGACCCGGCGCGCAAAGACAGTCTGGCCGGCGTGTATGTGGCCTTCGCTGATCGCCTCCTGGAGCCCGAGCAACCCTCTGCCACACCCGATCCCGAGGCCGCGCACGCCCTGCTCGACCAGGCCCGATCGCTGGCGAAAGGAGACGAGCTTCGCGCCAGGATTCGCTTCCGGATGGGCTTGGCCAGCCAGCAAAGCGGAAACCACGGCCGAGCCGTGGACGAATTTCAGGATTACATCGCCTCGTTCGAGGAAGGAGCGGATCGGCCTCAGGCGAGGTTCCATCTCGGGGAGTCTCAGCTTGCCCTCGGCCAGGCGCTTCCGGCCCGATTGACCTGGACCGACCTGGCCCGCGACCTTGAGAACGTCGATCCCGCGAAGGACGTGAGGGCCGACGCCCTCTTCCAGATCGCCCGGACCTACGGCATTCCTCAGCCGCCCGACGACACGAGCCTCGACCTGGGCATTGCCGCCCTGCGTCGCTATCTCGACGCCTTTCCCGAACACGAGCAGGCCGTGAAGGCCGCGGCCTGGATCGGGACCTCGGCTCAATTCCGCGGCCAGAGCCAGCGGGCGCTCGATGCCTTCCGCGCCTTCCTCGCCGAGGAGTCGTTCCGCGTGACGACCGACGCCGCCCGCGAAGACCTGGCCGAGCTTCGGATGACCGTCGCCTTTCAGGTGGCCCAGGTTCTTCGTCAGCAGGAACGCTTCGCCGAGGCGATCGACGCCTTCCGGGGCTACCTGGCCCAGTATCCCGATGGTCCGCAATCGGCCGACGCTCAGCGCGAGATCGTCAACACGCAACTCATGATCGCCAACGATCACTTACGCAAGGAACAATTTGACGATGCTCGGTCCTCGTTCCGGCAGTTCGTCACTCAATATCCGCTGGATCCAAGAGTGCCGGAGCTGTTGTTCCAGATTGGCGAGAGCTTCGCCCAGCAAGAACGGTTCGATGAGGCGATTGCCGCGTGGGAGACGCTGATCGGCAAGTTCCCCGGCACCGAGCCGAGCGGCCACGCCCAGTTTCGCATCGGCGAGGTGCTGGAAGTGGAGCGGCGACAGCCCGAGCAGGCTATCGACCGCTACAAGCGCGTGGCGGTCGAACCCTGGCAGTCACGGGCGACGCAGCGTATCGTCATCATGGAATCGACCGAGCTGACGGTCGTCACCCCGCGTACGTTTCGATCGGGCGAGGTGCCGATCCTGGAGATCACGACCCGGAATATCGAAACACTGACCTTCCGATCGTTCACCCTGAACCCCGAGTCGTACTTCCGCAAGAAGCACGCCTTGAAGGGGGTCGAATCGCTTGATGTGGGGCTGGTTGCGCCGGATGCCGAGTGGACGGTCGAGGTTCCCGAGTTCACCAAGTATGCGCCGATCAAGCATGAGTTTGCGTTAAACACGCTTGAGGTTCCGGGCGTTCACGTCATCAAGGTGAGCGACGAGGAGAAGCTCCAGGCGACGACCCTGGTGATCGGCAGCGATCTGGATGCGATCGTCAAAACCTCGCGTGACCAAATGCTCGTCTTCGTGCAGGATATGGTCAAGGGGTCGGGACGCCCAGGGGCTCGCGTCCTGGTGTCGCAAGGAGGCCAAGTGATCGTCGAGGAGACGACGGGAGACGACGGCGTGGTCCTGGCCGACTGGCCGCAGCCGAGGGACCCGGGCGCTCCCCTGTCGTACCTCGTGATCGACGGCCCGCACGTGGCCGGGACCGGCCTGGGCGTGCCGCAGCAAGTGGCGCGCGGCCTGAGCCCGAGGGCGTTCCTCTACACCGACCGCCCTGCCTACCGGCCAGGCCAGCAGGTCGAGCTGCGCGGGGTGGTCCGCGAGGTGAAGGAAGGCCAGTATGATCATGTGCCGGGGGCGACGTATCGCCTGGAGGTGATCGACAGCCGAGGGCGTCGGATCATCGAGAAGGAGGTCGCGCTCTCCGACTTCGGCACTTTCCATGAGTCGATCCCGATTGATTCGTCAGCCCCGGTCGGATCGTATCAGATTCGGCTGGAACAGCCGGGCAAGAGCAGTTTTTCCGGGGCGTTTCAGGTTCAGGCATACCAGCTCCGCAAGGTCGATCTCACCATCGACCTGCCGCGATCGGTCTACTTTCGCGGCGAGACGGTCGAGGGGAAGGCGATTGCTCGCTACCAGTACGGCACCCCCTTGGCGGGGCGATCGATCCTGGTGGAGCTACCCGACGGTCGCACGCTCTCGGGAGAAACCGATGACAACGGCGAATATGAATTTGTGTTCGAGACGACCGGATTCGGTGAGGAACAGCCGTTGATGATCATCGGCCGCCTGCCTGAGGAAGGGGTGGCTGTTTCCGGATCGGCCATGCTGGCCGTGCGAGGCTTCCGAATCGACCTGTCCACGCCTCGCGATGTCTATCTTGACGGGGAGGCGTTCCGCCTGACCGCCCGCACGATCGACGCCCTTGGCGAGCCAACCAAGGAGGCCTTGGAACTGGCCATTCTGAAACGGGTGGGTGAACGTGGGGTGATCGCCGAGCGTCAGGTGGAGACCAAATCCTTCGAAACCGATGACGCCACCGGGACGGCGTCGGTCGATCTGGTCATCAACGATTCCGAAGGAGGTTCGTACGTCCTTCGGGCCTCGGGAACCGACCGCTTCGGCAACCCGATTGTCGCGGAGCGAGTGGTGACGATCTCCGGCTCCGAGGACGCCGAGAAGCTCCGCATCCTGGCCGATCGCCTCGCCTTCAAGGTGGGTGAGCAGGCCGAGGTAAATCTCCATAACCGATCGGGCACTGGGCCCGCGATCGTGACCTGGGAGGCCGATCGCATTCTCGACTATCGCATCGTCACCCTGAACGATGGTGAGAACGTCGTCTCCTGGGATGCGAGCGACGCTCAGTTCCCGAACGTCACCCTGGCCGCGGCCCGGATGGCCGATTCGGCGTTTTACACGGCTCAGGCCGAGATCACCCTGCAACGGGATCTCCGGGTGACGATCGAACCGGCGAAGGAGCGTGTCGGACCGGGGGAGGACTTCGAGGTCGTTCTGACCGCGACCGACCAGCTTGGCAATCCGGTGAAGGCCGAGTTGTCGCTCGCGCTCGTCGATCGAGCCCTCCTGCGCATGTTCGACGATCCGCATCCGCCAATCGGCCCATTCTTCTATGATCAGATTCGCACCGGCGCCTTTGCGACCGAGGCGACCAACACCTTCCGCTACGCCCCTCCGACCGAGCCGATCGCCGATGCCCTGCTCGAAGAACAACAGCGAGAGGATCTGACCGTCCTGATGTCACAGGAGTCCGAAGCCGTCCGCGCCCAGGCAGGTCAAATGATGGGCATGGGTGGAGGTATGGGAGGCATGCCAGGCATGCCAGGTCCGGATGGCCTGTTTGCCGCACCGAGTGCGGCTCCTGCCTTGCCCGAGCTTGCCGCCGAACCCTTCGGAATGATTGCGGCGGATGCGGCGGCTCCCATGGTGGACGATGAAGGGGTGGCCCTGGGTCGTCGGATGCGAGGAGCGGCTCCTGCCCGGCCCAAGTTGGGATACCTCGGTCAGGAGTTTGCTGATCGTCGTGGTGGGGGGCGTTTCGATACGGAGGCGCCTGTCACTCGTCAGCAGTTTGTCGAGACGGCCTACTGGAACCCGAGCATCGTGACCGGCGACGACGGCACGGCCCGCGTCACCCTGACGGCGCCGACGGCCCTTTCGCGCTACGAGTTCTCGGCTCGTGGAGTCACCGGCGCCGACACACTTGCGGGGCAGACGACCGCCGACGTCCAGGTCGCCCAGGATTTCTTCGTCGAGCTGAGCGTGCCGAGCATCTTGACGGAAGGGGACCAGCCCCGGTTCCTCGCGCGGGTGCATCACACCGGGGTGAAGGGACGGGTCGAGCTTCGCCTGGGGTCGTATGCGACCGGCCAGGATCGCGAGGATCCGAAGACGATTGAGGTGGACAGCGACGGCGTGACCGAGGTCCTTTTCGATCCGATCCCGATTCCTGACGCGACCTCGATCGAGCTGACCCTCACCGCTCGTGCGGGCGACAAGGCCGACGAGATCCGGACCAACGTCCCGGTCCGTCCCTGGGGCGTGCAGGCGATTGCCTCGGCCTCGGGATCGAGCCGAGACGATGCCACCGTCTTCCTCGAATTGCCGAAGGGACGACGCTACGACGCTCCCGAGATGCTCATCACGCTCTCGCCGTCGATTCAGCGCATGCTGATTGAAGTGGCCCTGGGCCAGCAGTTCTGGTTCCGATCGGGCGGGATCGACCGCGACCTGGCGCGCATTTGTCTGCCGCCGTCGAACTCGATGGCCGATCGGGCGTCGGATCTCCTGGCCGCGACCGAGGCCCTAGTGTACCTCCGCAAGGTGGGCGGGGCCGACGCCCCCGAGGCCGCTCGTCTGACCGATCGCATTCGAGGGCTTGTGGCCGAGCTGGTGGGCCTGCAAAACGATGACGGCGGCTGGCCGTGGGTGCCGTCGCGGCCGGAATCGCCGGGCGCGAGCGATCAACTCACATCAGCATCGGTCCTTTGGTCACTCTCAATGGCCGAGTCGCTGGGATTGCTCAGCGATCGCTCGGTGGCCGATCGGGCGGTCGGATGGCTGGAGCAGCAATTCGCCCAGCTCGATGCGGGCGACCGCGACACCCGGGCCGCCCTGCTCCACGCCCTCAGCACCCGAGGCCGCGCCGGATTCGAACAGGCGAACCGCCTGAACCGCGATCGCCAGGATCTTTCAAACAGTGCGCTGGCGTTCCTTGCGTTGACGTTTGCGAATCTCGATCGGTCGAGCCTCGCCGCCGAGGTGCTCGGGGTGCTTGGACCCCGATCGAAAACCACCGCTCCCGAACCCGGTGCTCCCTTGCAACGCTACTGGGAGGCCGACACCCGCCATCCCTTCTTCCAGACAACGACCGAGGTGACGGCCCTGGCCACCCTGGCGTATGCTCGGGTGCGGCCGACCACCCCCGAGGTGGACCAGGCCGCCGCCTGGCTCCTCGCCCATCGGGTCGGCTTCGGCTGGAACCCGCCCAAGGCAAAGGGCTCGGCAATCGCCGCCTTGGGCCGCGTCTTCGCCGAGGCCGACGCTGCGGGGGACAATTATCGACTGGTGATTACGGTCAATGACGAGGAAGTCCACCGCATTGAAGTCTCCGGACGCTCTGAAGGCCAGGCGATCCGCGTGCCTCGCAAGGCGATCGATCCCGCCGCTCGCAACCGAGTCCGCTTCAACCTGGAGGGTCGGGGGACGTTCGGCTACGCCGTCACGCTCACCGGATTCACCCGCGAGTTCGGTCCGGATCAAGACAAGCGCAATCGTTCCTTTGTGATCGATCGCCGCGTGGTCCTGGCCGCGGCGCCGGAGTTCGAAGGCAAGCCGCTGCCCACCGGTTTCTCGGTGGCGGTCAACCCGCAGACCTTCCGGAACGAGGTCTCTCAGGTGGCCCTCGGCGGTCGGGCTCGTGTGGAACTGTCGGCCAGCCGGTACATCCGATCGGGCCAGCCGACCTGGGAGCGCGAGTTCCTCGTGATCGAGGAGCCCCTGCCCTCCGGCGTGATGCTGGTCGAGGACTCGATCCAGACCAGTGCCTCGCATTATGAGGTGAACGACGGACTGCTCACCCTCTTCTTCGCCCCCGACCAGTATCCGGGGACGACCACGTATGATGTCTTCGGCAACCTTTCGGGGACCTTCCGTGCCCTGCCCCCTTCGATCCGGAGCGCCTACGACCCCGGTCGTGCCCACCTGGGCGAGCCGACGAATCTGACCGTGCTGGAACCCGGCCGGTCGTCGACCGATCCCTACCGACCGACCCCGGATGAACTGTTCGCCAGGGGCTCGGCCCTGTTCGAAGACGATCGATTCGCCGAGGCAGCCGAGGCCCTGGGGGCACTCTGGTCCGGATACACCCTCCGCGACGACATCGCCCGACAGGCCGCCCGGATGCTCCTGACCGCACACATTCGGCTCGATCAACCCCGGCCGATCGTCCAGTTCTTCGAGATCCTCCGCGAAAAGGCCCCCGAGATCGTGATCCCGTTCTCAGAGATCGCCGCCGTCGGCCGCTCTTATGCCGCGATCGGCGAGCCGGAACGAGCCTATCTCGTCTGGCGGGCCACCGCCGAGGCGAGCTACCTCGAAGACGCCCGCGTGGGCGAGGTGCTTCGCCAACGTGATCGTCCGCTCGAATCCGTCGCGTACTTGCTCGACCTCTGGCGAACCTCTCCGAAAACCGCGTCCATCGAGAGTGATTTCTTCGCGCTCTCTCAGGTGCTGGCCGGGCTCGCGAGTCAGGCGATGGAGGACCCGAGCCTCCGGAAGACCCTGCTCGATGCCGAGGTGGCCCCGCCGCAGTTGCTCTTGCAGTCAATTCGGCTGGTGCGAACCTTCCTCGCTCAGTCCCCTGATAGCCCGATGGCCGACGAGGCGAGCCTGGCCCTGGTCAACACGTATCTTGACCTGAACGATCATGAAACCGTGGTGACGCTGGCCGAGCGGTACGCCGATCGCTTCCAGGAAAGCACCTATCTCGATAGCTTCCGCTACTCTGAGGCCCTTGGCCGCTTCCGTCTTGGTCAGTACGACCGCGCCATTGCCGTGGCCGAGACGATTGCCGCCGCCACCTATCGAGATGACCGCGGGGCCGAGATCCCGAGCCCGAACAAGTGGCAGGCGATTTACATCCTCGGCCAGATCTTCCACGCCCGTCGCGACGCCGCAAAGGCTGTCTCCTTCTACGAACAGGTTGCCGACCGCTTCACCGACGCGGCCGGAGCCATCCGGCAACTGACCCGAGAGGAGCTGGAACTCCCCGAGGTCACCGAGATTCATCCTGCGGTTGCTCCCGAGGTCGCCGCCGGTGGCGATGGAGTCGTCCGAGCCTTCCTCGACGAGGACGACAACCCGGCGGACGAGCCGTCCGTATCGCTCCGCTCGCGCAATATCAAGGAGGCGGCTGTGACGGTCTACCCGGTCGACCTGATGCGGCTCTATCTGACGCGTCGCAGCCTCGATGGGATTGCCGGGATCGACCTGGCGGGGATCACTCCTCTCGTCGAGACGACGGTGCCCCTCTCTGAAGGAATCGACTTCGATGCGCGATCGACCGACATTGCCTTGCCCGTCGAATCGGAGGGGGCATATCTGGTCATGATCCGAGGAGATGATCGCTATGCCTCGGGGATCGCGCTGGTCAGCCCGCTGGAGCTGGATGTACTGGAAGAACGGGGGGCCGGTCGCGTTCGCGTGACCGTTCGGCTTGCGGAGACCGGCGAATTCCTGCCAGGCGTGCAGGTTCGCGTGATCGGATCGGGTAATGAACGGTTTTTCAGCGGAGAAACCGACCTGCGCGGCGTCTTCGTGGCCGAAGGTGTCCGCGGCCAGGTGACGGCCGTCGCCCGCCGCAACGGCGATCAATACGCCTTCTTCCGAGGTGAAGCGCTCGTCGGTCCTCCCGAGAGTCCGGTCCAGGCTCCCGAACCGATGGAGCCGGCCGAGGCGTCGCTCGAAGAAAACCTTCGCTTGCAAAATCGCTCGAATCAGCTTCGTCAAATGGAACGCCTTGAACAGCGATTCCAGGAAGGCGGAGGGAAGGGCGTGCAGGTGGATAAAGCGTACTGA